The following are from one region of the Osmerus mordax isolate fOsmMor3 chromosome 1, fOsmMor3.pri, whole genome shotgun sequence genome:
- the rbm39a gene encoding RNA-binding protein 39a isoform X1 has protein sequence MADDFDIEAMLEAPYRKDDIKPSSPNGHEERSKKKKRSRSREKRRSRSGERKKSHDRKRSRSRERKRSRSKERRRSRSRERGGRYRDHKTSFAGPKFNGGSRGKIGPPAAIKLSRRRSRSRSPFKKDKSPVRQPIDNLTPEERDARTVFCMQLAARIRPRDLEEFFSAVGKVRDVRMISDRNSRRSKGIAYIEFVEANSVPLAIGLSGQRLLGVPIIVQASQVMAEKNRAAAMANNLQKGNAGPMRLYVGSLHFNITEEMLRGIFEPFGRIESIQLMMDSETGRSKGYGFITFADAECAKKALEQLNGFELAGRPMKVGHVTERTDASNASSFLDSDELERTGIDLGTTGRLQLMARLAEGTGLQIPPAAQQALQMSGAIAIGAMAAVSAAMNPGMNMNMNMNMNQGMNTAMNLPSQPLATHCFQLSNMFNPQNEDTPGWDMDIQHDVIEECNKHGGVVHIYVDKNSTEGNVYVKCPTIPAAMAAVNALHGRYFAGKMITAAYVPLPTYHNLFPDSVTATQLLIPPPRR, from the exons ATGGCAGATGATTTTGACATTGAGGCCATGCTTGAGGCTCCATATCGCAAG GATGACATCAAGCCCAGTAGTCCTAACGGACACGAGGAGCGGAGCAAGAA gaAGAAGCGTAGCCGTAgccgagagaagaggaggagccggagcggggagaggaagaagagccaCGACAGGAAGAGGAGTCGCAGCCGCGAGCGCAAGAGAAGCCGCAGCAAGGAGCGACGTCGCTCACGGAGCCGGGAGCGCGGCGGGCGCTACCGAGACCACAAGACCTCCTT CGCTGGGCCCAAATTTAACGGTGGTTCCAGAGGCAAGATTGGCCCTCCAGCTGCCATCAAACTAAG TCGTAGGCGCTCAAGAAGCAGAAGCCCTTTCAAGAAGGACAAGAGTCCAGTCAG gcagCCCATAGACAACCTGACCCCGGAGGAGAGAGATGCACGCACCGTGTTCTGCATGCAGCTGGCCGCCCGGATACGACCCAGAGACCTGGAGGAGTTCTTCTCTGCCGTGGGCAAA GTGCGAGACGTCCGCATGATCTCAGACAGGAACTCCCGGAGGTCAAAGGGCATCGCCTACATCGAGTTTGTGGAGGCCAACTCTGTCCCCCTGGCCATCGGCCTGTCTGGTCAGAGACTGCTGGGTGTCCCCATCATCGTCCAGGCCTCACAGGTAATG gcggagaagaacagagCCGCCGCCATGGCCAACAACCTGCAGAAGGGCAACGCGGGGCCCATGAGGCTGTACGTGGGCTCCCTGCACTTCAACATCACAGAGGAGATGCTGAGGGGGATATTCGAGCCTTTCGGAAGG ATAGAGAGTATCCAACTGATGATGGACAGCGAGACGGGCCGGTCTAAAGGATATGGATTCATCACG tTTGCGGACGCCGAGTGCGCCAAGAAGGCCCTGGAGCAGCTGAACGGCTTCGAGCTGGCGGGCCGGCCCATGAAGGTGGGTCACGTGACGGAGCGCACCGACGCCTCCAACGCCAGCTCCTTCCTGGACAGCGATGAGCTGGAGCGCACCGGCATCGACCTGGGCACCACCGGGCGGCTGCAGCTCATGGCCCGCCTGGCAGAGG gtacTGGTCTTCAGATCCCCCCTGCTGCTCAGCAGGCCCTCCAGATGAGTGGAGCCATCGCTATAGGAGCCATGGCTGCCGTCTCAG CTGCCATGAACCCAGGGATGAACATGAACATGAATATGAACATGAACCAGGGCATGAACACGGCCATGAATctgccctcccagcctctcgcCACCCACTGCTTCCAGCTGTCCAACATGTTCAACCCACAGAA TGAGGACACACCAGGGTGGGATATGGACATCCAGCACGACGTCATCGAGGAGTGTAACAAACATGGCGGAGTTGTTCACATATACGTTGACAAGAACTCCACTGAG GGTAACGTGTATGTGAAGTGTCCCACAATTCCTGCTGCCATGGCAGCCGTCAACGCCTTACACGGGAGATACTTTGCTG GCAAGATGATCACGGCGGCCTACGTCCCACTCCCAACCTATCACAACCTGTTTCCTGACTCTGTAACAGCCACTCAGCTCCTGATCCCGCCCCCTCGCCGATGA
- the pnp4a gene encoding purine nucleoside phosphorylase 4a has protein sequence MHSKDQISHDDYQKTADWLLSQTQHRPKVAIICGSGLGMLADGLKCQDSFPYADIPGFPQSTVQGHAGRLVFGELKGKTCVCMQGRFHMYEGHSLSKTTFPVRVFKLLGVETLIVTNAAGSLADSYNTGDIMIIKDHINFPGLAGLNPLNGPNDDKFGPRFPPMSGVYDRELRRLAQDISKTMGVSQYMQEGVYCMVGGPNFESIAEARLLHRLGVDAVGMSTAPEVLVASHCGMRVFGLSLITNKVVKCYDDPECVDHESVLEVSKLRSQTLQALVSELVGRMDVNNNNTA, from the exons ATGCATAGCAAGGACCAGATCAG CCATGACGACTACCAGAAgacagctgattggctgctgtcCCAGACGCAGCACCGGCCCAAGGTAGCGATCATCTGTGGCTCTGGACTGGGCATGCTCGCTGACGGGCTCAAGTGCCAGGACTCCTTCCCGTACGCCGACATCCCTGGATTCCCCCAGAGCACCG ttcagGGTCATGCAGGCAGACTGGTGTTTGGGGAGCTGAAGGGGAagacttgtgtgtgcatgcaaggcCGTTTTCACATGTACGAGGGACACTCCCTCAGCAAG aCCACCTTTCCTGTCAGGGTGTTCAAGCTGTTGGGGGTGGAGACTCTGATTGTGACCAATGCAGCGGGGTCACTGGCAGACAGCTACAACACGGGTGACATCATGATCATCAAAGACCACATCAACTTCCCTGGACTGGCTGGGCTCAACCCCCTCAACGGACCCAACGATGACAA gttcgGCCCCCGATTCCCGCCTATGTCTGGTGTGTATGACCGAGAGCTGCGGCGGCTGGCGCAGGACATCAGTAAGACCATGGGGGTGTCCCAGTACATGCAGGAGGGAGTGTACTGCATGGTGGGAGGCCCAAACTTCGAGAGCATCGCAGAGGCACGCCTCCTGCACAGACTAGGGGTCGATGCCgtgg ggatgAGCACAGCTCCCGAGGTGCTGGTAGCCAGCCACTGTGGCATGCGTGTGTTTGGACTCTCTCTGATCACCAACAAGGTGGTGAAGTGCTACGACGACCCTGAGTGCGTGGACCATGAGAGCGTCCTGGAAGTCAGCAAGCTACGCTCCCAGACACTGCAGGCCCTGGTCAGCGAGCTGGTGGGACGTATGgacgtcaacaacaacaacacagcctga
- the rem1 gene encoding GTP-binding protein REM 1 isoform X2: MTLNTQREGKETLRRRASTPLPSSHQPGPKERDPPADPRHPPLGQSASYHPGDKSLHSRANWSSDSEDSESSGADCVYRVVLLGDHGVGKSSLANIFAGIQEKDVHDHLGEDTYERTMTVDGEETTLIVMDTWETEKEEEDEKWVHDYCMQVGNAYVIVYSITDRSSFESASELRIQLRRIRQAENIPIILVGNKSDLVRCREVAVEEGRACAVVFDCKFIETSASLHHNVSELFEGVVRQIRLRRDSKETVERRRSVYRRKESITKKARRFLDRLVAKNNKKMALKVRSKSCHDLAVP; the protein is encoded by the exons ATGACCCTGaacacccagagagaggggaaggagacgcTAAGGAGAAGGGCCAGTAcacccctcccatcctcacACCAGCCCGGGCCGAAGGAACGGGACCCACCCGCCGACCCTCGCCATCCTCCACTCGGGCAGTCTGCCTCCTACCACCCCGGGGACAAATCTCTGCACTCCCGCGCGAACTGGTCGTCAGACTCGGAGGACTCGGAAAGCTCCGGAGCGGACTGCGTGTACCGCGTCGTTTTGCTCGGGGACCATGGAGTTGGGAAGTCCAGTCTGGCAAACATCTTCGCAGGCATTCAGGAAAAGGATGTTCACGATCACTTGGGAG AGGACACATATGAGAGAACCATGACGGTGGATGGCGAGGAAACCACCCTCATCGTCATGGATACCTGGGAGACTGAGAAAGAG gaAGAAGATGAGAAGTGGGTTCATGACTACTGCATGCAGGTGGGCAATGCCTACGTGATTGTCTACTCCATTACTGACCGCTCTAGCTTCGAGAGCGCCTCAGAGCTCCGGATCCAGCTCCGACGCATTCGCCAGGCCGAAAACATTCCCATCATCCTCGTGGGCAACAAGAGTGACCTGGTGCGCTGCAGGGAGGTGGCCgtggaag AGGGCCGTGCCTGCGCGGTGGTGTTTGACTGCAAGTTCATCGAGACGTCGGCCTCCCTGCACCACAACGTGAGCGAGCTGTTCGAGGGCGTGGTGCGTCAGATCCGCCTGCGCCGGGACAGCAAGGAGACGGTGGAGCGCCGGCGCAGCGTCTACCGCAGGAAGGAGAGCATCACCAAGAAGGCACGCCGCTTCCTGGACCGCCTGGTGGCCAAGAACAACAAGAAGATGGCTCTGAAGGTTCGATCCAAGTCCTGCCATGACCTGGCCGTGCCCTAG
- the rbm39a gene encoding RNA-binding protein 39a isoform X2, whose protein sequence is MADDFDIEAMLEAPYRKDDIKPSSPNGHEERSKKKKRSRSREKRRSRSGERKKSHDRKRSRSRERKRSRSKERRRSRSRERGGRYRDHKTSFAGPKFNGGSRGKIGPPAAIKLSRRRSRSRSPFKKDKSPVRQPIDNLTPEERDARTVFCMQLAARIRPRDLEEFFSAVGKVRDVRMISDRNSRRSKGIAYIEFVEANSVPLAIGLSGQRLLGVPIIVQASQAEKNRAAAMANNLQKGNAGPMRLYVGSLHFNITEEMLRGIFEPFGRIESIQLMMDSETGRSKGYGFITFADAECAKKALEQLNGFELAGRPMKVGHVTERTDASNASSFLDSDELERTGIDLGTTGRLQLMARLAEGTGLQIPPAAQQALQMSGAIAIGAMAAVSAAMNPGMNMNMNMNMNQGMNTAMNLPSQPLATHCFQLSNMFNPQNEDTPGWDMDIQHDVIEECNKHGGVVHIYVDKNSTEGNVYVKCPTIPAAMAAVNALHGRYFAGKMITAAYVPLPTYHNLFPDSVTATQLLIPPPRR, encoded by the exons ATGGCAGATGATTTTGACATTGAGGCCATGCTTGAGGCTCCATATCGCAAG GATGACATCAAGCCCAGTAGTCCTAACGGACACGAGGAGCGGAGCAAGAA gaAGAAGCGTAGCCGTAgccgagagaagaggaggagccggagcggggagaggaagaagagccaCGACAGGAAGAGGAGTCGCAGCCGCGAGCGCAAGAGAAGCCGCAGCAAGGAGCGACGTCGCTCACGGAGCCGGGAGCGCGGCGGGCGCTACCGAGACCACAAGACCTCCTT CGCTGGGCCCAAATTTAACGGTGGTTCCAGAGGCAAGATTGGCCCTCCAGCTGCCATCAAACTAAG TCGTAGGCGCTCAAGAAGCAGAAGCCCTTTCAAGAAGGACAAGAGTCCAGTCAG gcagCCCATAGACAACCTGACCCCGGAGGAGAGAGATGCACGCACCGTGTTCTGCATGCAGCTGGCCGCCCGGATACGACCCAGAGACCTGGAGGAGTTCTTCTCTGCCGTGGGCAAA GTGCGAGACGTCCGCATGATCTCAGACAGGAACTCCCGGAGGTCAAAGGGCATCGCCTACATCGAGTTTGTGGAGGCCAACTCTGTCCCCCTGGCCATCGGCCTGTCTGGTCAGAGACTGCTGGGTGTCCCCATCATCGTCCAGGCCTCACAG gcggagaagaacagagCCGCCGCCATGGCCAACAACCTGCAGAAGGGCAACGCGGGGCCCATGAGGCTGTACGTGGGCTCCCTGCACTTCAACATCACAGAGGAGATGCTGAGGGGGATATTCGAGCCTTTCGGAAGG ATAGAGAGTATCCAACTGATGATGGACAGCGAGACGGGCCGGTCTAAAGGATATGGATTCATCACG tTTGCGGACGCCGAGTGCGCCAAGAAGGCCCTGGAGCAGCTGAACGGCTTCGAGCTGGCGGGCCGGCCCATGAAGGTGGGTCACGTGACGGAGCGCACCGACGCCTCCAACGCCAGCTCCTTCCTGGACAGCGATGAGCTGGAGCGCACCGGCATCGACCTGGGCACCACCGGGCGGCTGCAGCTCATGGCCCGCCTGGCAGAGG gtacTGGTCTTCAGATCCCCCCTGCTGCTCAGCAGGCCCTCCAGATGAGTGGAGCCATCGCTATAGGAGCCATGGCTGCCGTCTCAG CTGCCATGAACCCAGGGATGAACATGAACATGAATATGAACATGAACCAGGGCATGAACACGGCCATGAATctgccctcccagcctctcgcCACCCACTGCTTCCAGCTGTCCAACATGTTCAACCCACAGAA TGAGGACACACCAGGGTGGGATATGGACATCCAGCACGACGTCATCGAGGAGTGTAACAAACATGGCGGAGTTGTTCACATATACGTTGACAAGAACTCCACTGAG GGTAACGTGTATGTGAAGTGTCCCACAATTCCTGCTGCCATGGCAGCCGTCAACGCCTTACACGGGAGATACTTTGCTG GCAAGATGATCACGGCGGCCTACGTCCCACTCCCAACCTATCACAACCTGTTTCCTGACTCTGTAACAGCCACTCAGCTCCTGATCCCGCCCCCTCGCCGATGA
- the c1h20orf96 gene encoding uncharacterized protein C20orf96 homolog produces the protein MTALPNHVVKSLKDLKKVDYSKWERRSKDRDAPKDQRDAPWEVLHPRPHITKPPQKKVIEGKPSQKTRPATGFKESKTLPSGQSWRRRSDAVDQLDPASLRRKDNIKTLKMLICARQRAIEELEKHCSTLQLSNALAASHIRDIDSQSVTSAQDLLIRYEKLGSSIAAFNGWSHSQISQAQGELREVENHGNTLVQGLQNQLTGVKSKLLRAQAELHTLKTYKDKEYPVKALLIADMKREIIKLKDAQQDEQEDVSVLCQTEMLNLQRQTKRSEDEVLRAVAKKRMLNVPSVVKVMATHNSTMKKELEIHKQEIALLESSTSSLLQSVQELQNSPSSRRLLFPHLFPSADRCLPDTDVSLNIPQEKWLPI, from the exons ATGACTGCATTACCAAACCATGTGGTAAAGTCTCTGAAAGATCTCAAGAAAGTG GACTACAGCAAGTGGGAGCGTCGCAGCAAGGACAGGGATGCCCCAAAAGACCAGAGAGATGCTCCGTGGGAGGTCTTGCACCCCCGCCCCCACATCACCAAACCACCTCAGAAAAAAGTCATTGAGG GCAAACCCAGCCAGAAGACTCGACCCGCCACAGgcttcaaggagtcgaagaccCTGCCCTCCGGTCAGTCTTGGCGCCGGAGGAGTGATGCTGTAGACCAGCTCGACCCAGCCTCTTTGAGGAGGAAAGACAATATCAAAACCCTCAAG ATGTTGATCTGTGCTCGTCAGAGGGCTATCGAGGAGTTGGAGAAACACTGCTCCACCCTGCAGCTCAGCAATGCCCTCGCAGCATCACACATACGGGACATCGACAGCCAATCAGTAACCAGCGCACAAGACCTGCTGATCCGCTATGAGAAACTTGGG AGTTCCATAGCTGCGTTTAACGGCTGGAGCCACAGTCAGATCAGCCAGGCACAGGGTGagctgagggaggtggagaaccATGGAAACACACTCGTACAAG gtctccAGAATCAGCTGACAGGAGTGAAGAGCAAGTTGCTGAGGGCCCAAGCAGAGCTGCACACTCTGAAGACATACAAGGACAAGGAGTACCCAGTGAAGGCTCTGCTCATCGCcgacatgaagagagagatcaTCAAGCTCAAGGACGCCCAGCAG GACGAACAGGAAGACGTGAGTGTGCTGTGTCAGACAGAGATGCTGAACCTGCAGAGACAAACCAAACGCAGCGAGGACGAGGTGCTGAGAGCTGTAGCCAAG AAGCGCATGCTTAATGTCCCCTCTGTGGTCAAAGTGATGGCCACTCACAACTCCACCATGAAGAAAGAGTTAGAAATACACAAACAG gagatAGCCCTGCTGGAgagctccacctccagcctgcTCCAGAGTGTCCAGGAGCTGCAGAACTCCCCCTCCAGCAGGCGGCTCCTCTTCCCACACCTCTTCCCATCAGCAGACAG GTGCCTCCCAGACACGGACGTGTCTCTTAACATTCCCCAGGAGAAGTGGCTTCCCATTTAG
- the rbm39a gene encoding RNA-binding protein 39a isoform X4, producing MADDFDIEAMLEAPYRKDDIKPSSPNGHEERSKKKKRSRSREKRRSRSGERKKSHDRKRSRSRERKRSRSKERRRSRSRERGGRYRDHKTSFRRRSRSRSPFKKDKSPVRQPIDNLTPEERDARTVFCMQLAARIRPRDLEEFFSAVGKVRDVRMISDRNSRRSKGIAYIEFVEANSVPLAIGLSGQRLLGVPIIVQASQAEKNRAAAMANNLQKGNAGPMRLYVGSLHFNITEEMLRGIFEPFGRIESIQLMMDSETGRSKGYGFITFADAECAKKALEQLNGFELAGRPMKVGHVTERTDASNASSFLDSDELERTGIDLGTTGRLQLMARLAEGTGLQIPPAAQQALQMSGAIAIGAMAAVSAAMNPGMNMNMNMNMNQGMNTAMNLPSQPLATHCFQLSNMFNPQNEDTPGWDMDIQHDVIEECNKHGGVVHIYVDKNSTEGNVYVKCPTIPAAMAAVNALHGRYFAGKMITAAYVPLPTYHNLFPDSVTATQLLIPPPRR from the exons ATGGCAGATGATTTTGACATTGAGGCCATGCTTGAGGCTCCATATCGCAAG GATGACATCAAGCCCAGTAGTCCTAACGGACACGAGGAGCGGAGCAAGAA gaAGAAGCGTAGCCGTAgccgagagaagaggaggagccggagcggggagaggaagaagagccaCGACAGGAAGAGGAGTCGCAGCCGCGAGCGCAAGAGAAGCCGCAGCAAGGAGCGACGTCGCTCACGGAGCCGGGAGCGCGGCGGGCGCTACCGAGACCACAAGACCTCCTT TCGTAGGCGCTCAAGAAGCAGAAGCCCTTTCAAGAAGGACAAGAGTCCAGTCAG gcagCCCATAGACAACCTGACCCCGGAGGAGAGAGATGCACGCACCGTGTTCTGCATGCAGCTGGCCGCCCGGATACGACCCAGAGACCTGGAGGAGTTCTTCTCTGCCGTGGGCAAA GTGCGAGACGTCCGCATGATCTCAGACAGGAACTCCCGGAGGTCAAAGGGCATCGCCTACATCGAGTTTGTGGAGGCCAACTCTGTCCCCCTGGCCATCGGCCTGTCTGGTCAGAGACTGCTGGGTGTCCCCATCATCGTCCAGGCCTCACAG gcggagaagaacagagCCGCCGCCATGGCCAACAACCTGCAGAAGGGCAACGCGGGGCCCATGAGGCTGTACGTGGGCTCCCTGCACTTCAACATCACAGAGGAGATGCTGAGGGGGATATTCGAGCCTTTCGGAAGG ATAGAGAGTATCCAACTGATGATGGACAGCGAGACGGGCCGGTCTAAAGGATATGGATTCATCACG tTTGCGGACGCCGAGTGCGCCAAGAAGGCCCTGGAGCAGCTGAACGGCTTCGAGCTGGCGGGCCGGCCCATGAAGGTGGGTCACGTGACGGAGCGCACCGACGCCTCCAACGCCAGCTCCTTCCTGGACAGCGATGAGCTGGAGCGCACCGGCATCGACCTGGGCACCACCGGGCGGCTGCAGCTCATGGCCCGCCTGGCAGAGG gtacTGGTCTTCAGATCCCCCCTGCTGCTCAGCAGGCCCTCCAGATGAGTGGAGCCATCGCTATAGGAGCCATGGCTGCCGTCTCAG CTGCCATGAACCCAGGGATGAACATGAACATGAATATGAACATGAACCAGGGCATGAACACGGCCATGAATctgccctcccagcctctcgcCACCCACTGCTTCCAGCTGTCCAACATGTTCAACCCACAGAA TGAGGACACACCAGGGTGGGATATGGACATCCAGCACGACGTCATCGAGGAGTGTAACAAACATGGCGGAGTTGTTCACATATACGTTGACAAGAACTCCACTGAG GGTAACGTGTATGTGAAGTGTCCCACAATTCCTGCTGCCATGGCAGCCGTCAACGCCTTACACGGGAGATACTTTGCTG GCAAGATGATCACGGCGGCCTACGTCCCACTCCCAACCTATCACAACCTGTTTCCTGACTCTGTAACAGCCACTCAGCTCCTGATCCCGCCCCCTCGCCGATGA
- the rbm39a gene encoding RNA-binding protein 39a isoform X3, with translation MADDFDIEAMLEAPYRKDDIKPSSPNGHEERSKKKKRSRSREKRRSRSGERKKSHDRKRSRSRERKRSRSKERRRSRSRERGGRYRDHKTSFRRRSRSRSPFKKDKSPVRQPIDNLTPEERDARTVFCMQLAARIRPRDLEEFFSAVGKVRDVRMISDRNSRRSKGIAYIEFVEANSVPLAIGLSGQRLLGVPIIVQASQVMAEKNRAAAMANNLQKGNAGPMRLYVGSLHFNITEEMLRGIFEPFGRIESIQLMMDSETGRSKGYGFITFADAECAKKALEQLNGFELAGRPMKVGHVTERTDASNASSFLDSDELERTGIDLGTTGRLQLMARLAEGTGLQIPPAAQQALQMSGAIAIGAMAAVSAAMNPGMNMNMNMNMNQGMNTAMNLPSQPLATHCFQLSNMFNPQNEDTPGWDMDIQHDVIEECNKHGGVVHIYVDKNSTEGNVYVKCPTIPAAMAAVNALHGRYFAGKMITAAYVPLPTYHNLFPDSVTATQLLIPPPRR, from the exons ATGGCAGATGATTTTGACATTGAGGCCATGCTTGAGGCTCCATATCGCAAG GATGACATCAAGCCCAGTAGTCCTAACGGACACGAGGAGCGGAGCAAGAA gaAGAAGCGTAGCCGTAgccgagagaagaggaggagccggagcggggagaggaagaagagccaCGACAGGAAGAGGAGTCGCAGCCGCGAGCGCAAGAGAAGCCGCAGCAAGGAGCGACGTCGCTCACGGAGCCGGGAGCGCGGCGGGCGCTACCGAGACCACAAGACCTCCTT TCGTAGGCGCTCAAGAAGCAGAAGCCCTTTCAAGAAGGACAAGAGTCCAGTCAG gcagCCCATAGACAACCTGACCCCGGAGGAGAGAGATGCACGCACCGTGTTCTGCATGCAGCTGGCCGCCCGGATACGACCCAGAGACCTGGAGGAGTTCTTCTCTGCCGTGGGCAAA GTGCGAGACGTCCGCATGATCTCAGACAGGAACTCCCGGAGGTCAAAGGGCATCGCCTACATCGAGTTTGTGGAGGCCAACTCTGTCCCCCTGGCCATCGGCCTGTCTGGTCAGAGACTGCTGGGTGTCCCCATCATCGTCCAGGCCTCACAGGTAATG gcggagaagaacagagCCGCCGCCATGGCCAACAACCTGCAGAAGGGCAACGCGGGGCCCATGAGGCTGTACGTGGGCTCCCTGCACTTCAACATCACAGAGGAGATGCTGAGGGGGATATTCGAGCCTTTCGGAAGG ATAGAGAGTATCCAACTGATGATGGACAGCGAGACGGGCCGGTCTAAAGGATATGGATTCATCACG tTTGCGGACGCCGAGTGCGCCAAGAAGGCCCTGGAGCAGCTGAACGGCTTCGAGCTGGCGGGCCGGCCCATGAAGGTGGGTCACGTGACGGAGCGCACCGACGCCTCCAACGCCAGCTCCTTCCTGGACAGCGATGAGCTGGAGCGCACCGGCATCGACCTGGGCACCACCGGGCGGCTGCAGCTCATGGCCCGCCTGGCAGAGG gtacTGGTCTTCAGATCCCCCCTGCTGCTCAGCAGGCCCTCCAGATGAGTGGAGCCATCGCTATAGGAGCCATGGCTGCCGTCTCAG CTGCCATGAACCCAGGGATGAACATGAACATGAATATGAACATGAACCAGGGCATGAACACGGCCATGAATctgccctcccagcctctcgcCACCCACTGCTTCCAGCTGTCCAACATGTTCAACCCACAGAA TGAGGACACACCAGGGTGGGATATGGACATCCAGCACGACGTCATCGAGGAGTGTAACAAACATGGCGGAGTTGTTCACATATACGTTGACAAGAACTCCACTGAG GGTAACGTGTATGTGAAGTGTCCCACAATTCCTGCTGCCATGGCAGCCGTCAACGCCTTACACGGGAGATACTTTGCTG GCAAGATGATCACGGCGGCCTACGTCCCACTCCCAACCTATCACAACCTGTTTCCTGACTCTGTAACAGCCACTCAGCTCCTGATCCCGCCCCCTCGCCGATGA
- the rem1 gene encoding GTP-binding protein REM 1 isoform X1 — protein MTAVVSLSRDVPVLLLKMTLNTQREGKETLRRRASTPLPSSHQPGPKERDPPADPRHPPLGQSASYHPGDKSLHSRANWSSDSEDSESSGADCVYRVVLLGDHGVGKSSLANIFAGIQEKDVHDHLGEDTYERTMTVDGEETTLIVMDTWETEKEEEDEKWVHDYCMQVGNAYVIVYSITDRSSFESASELRIQLRRIRQAENIPIILVGNKSDLVRCREVAVEEGRACAVVFDCKFIETSASLHHNVSELFEGVVRQIRLRRDSKETVERRRSVYRRKESITKKARRFLDRLVAKNNKKMALKVRSKSCHDLAVP, from the exons ATGACTGCGGTGGTGAGTTTATCACG GGATGTTCCTGTCCTTCTCCTTAAGATGACCCTGaacacccagagagaggggaaggagacgcTAAGGAGAAGGGCCAGTAcacccctcccatcctcacACCAGCCCGGGCCGAAGGAACGGGACCCACCCGCCGACCCTCGCCATCCTCCACTCGGGCAGTCTGCCTCCTACCACCCCGGGGACAAATCTCTGCACTCCCGCGCGAACTGGTCGTCAGACTCGGAGGACTCGGAAAGCTCCGGAGCGGACTGCGTGTACCGCGTCGTTTTGCTCGGGGACCATGGAGTTGGGAAGTCCAGTCTGGCAAACATCTTCGCAGGCATTCAGGAAAAGGATGTTCACGATCACTTGGGAG AGGACACATATGAGAGAACCATGACGGTGGATGGCGAGGAAACCACCCTCATCGTCATGGATACCTGGGAGACTGAGAAAGAG gaAGAAGATGAGAAGTGGGTTCATGACTACTGCATGCAGGTGGGCAATGCCTACGTGATTGTCTACTCCATTACTGACCGCTCTAGCTTCGAGAGCGCCTCAGAGCTCCGGATCCAGCTCCGACGCATTCGCCAGGCCGAAAACATTCCCATCATCCTCGTGGGCAACAAGAGTGACCTGGTGCGCTGCAGGGAGGTGGCCgtggaag AGGGCCGTGCCTGCGCGGTGGTGTTTGACTGCAAGTTCATCGAGACGTCGGCCTCCCTGCACCACAACGTGAGCGAGCTGTTCGAGGGCGTGGTGCGTCAGATCCGCCTGCGCCGGGACAGCAAGGAGACGGTGGAGCGCCGGCGCAGCGTCTACCGCAGGAAGGAGAGCATCACCAAGAAGGCACGCCGCTTCCTGGACCGCCTGGTGGCCAAGAACAACAAGAAGATGGCTCTGAAGGTTCGATCCAAGTCCTGCCATGACCTGGCCGTGCCCTAG